The genomic DNA TGCAGGTCTGCATCTTGAAGGGCCGCATTTGTCGGTGCGTCGCAAGGGTGCCCATGACGGCGCGCTGATCCGCCCGATGGAGGAAGCTGATCTTGATCAGCTTTTGACTGCCGCCCGCGAATTACCTGCGCTGATGGTCACGTTGGCACCAGAGAATGTTTCGGTTGACCAGGTTAAGGCTTTGACCCAGGCGGGGATTATCGTCTCGCTGGGCCACACCGACGCCTCATTTGACACTTGCATCACTTACGCAAAGGCTGGTGCCCGCTGCGCGACGCATCTGTTCAACGCAATGAGCCAACTCGGCAGTCGAGAGCCCGGTTTGGTGGGAGCAGTGCTTGCAAGCGGGAACCTGTTTGCAGGTTTGATCGCAGACACTGTGCATGTTCACTCCGAAACGATGCGCGCTGCATTTGTAGCCAAACGCGGGCCGGGAAAAATATTCTTGGTCAGCGATGCGATGGCCGTGGCTGGCACTGATCAAACTGCGTTTCATCTGGAAGGGCGGCTTATCCGGCGCGAGGAGGGCAGACTGACACTGCAAGACGGTACATTGGCAGGGGCGGATTTGGACCTGACAACCGCCATACGGAACCTGGTGACTAAAGTCGGAATGCCACTGTCACAAGCTTTAGCAGCAGCAACCAGCGTTCCGGCTGAATTGATCCTCAAGGGGGCGTCCAAGCCAGTCCCGCAACTGCCTGACATGGTGCGTATCTCGCCCGATTTGTCGGAAGTGGCACCAGTTCAGCGCTTAACTGATGCTGCTTGAACGGAAATAGTATTCTTATTTTTCTACTTAGAACCTCTTTGCTGTTTTATGTGCTCAATGAACAGCTTTAGTGGCATCATGCCCCTGTATTCCCGCGGGTAATAAAGGAAAATACCAGGCGTCTGGCCCAGATGGTTTTCAAGAACAGGCTTAAGGTGGCCTGCCCTGATTTCAGCGGCCACAAAGGCCCGGAATGTATAAACCAGCCCCAACCCCTGTTTTGCAAGATCAACCGAAGCTGGCAAAGTGTTTGTGATCAGATTGCCTTGCACTTGAACGGAATACGGTCCCTCTCTGGCTTCAAAACGCCACGGAGCAATCTGGCCAGAAGACTGAAACCTGTATCGAATACAGTTATGCTCAAGAAGATCGCGTGGGTCTCTGGGCGTGCCGCGGGCAGTCAGATAGTGCGGACTTGCTGATACGGCCAGTTGCAATGGCTGAGTAAGTCGAACCGCGACCATATCTTGCGCAACTCGGTCCCCCAACCGGAACCCAGCATGCAATTCTTCGCCCAAAATGTCCGAGAGCGCATCCGTCAATGACAGCTCCAGCTCAATCTCGGGAAATTTGGCGCAAAAGCTGTTCAGGATCGGGCTCACGTACAAATGGTACGCAAATTCAGGCATGGCCAACTTCAGCGTGCCCCGGGCGGCATGGCCTGTGCTGCGTGCACTTTCTACCGCCTCGGACAGTTGGTCAAAGGCTGGGCCCGCTCCACGGATGAGCGCACGCCCGGCTTCGGTCAGGCTGATTGAGCGCGTTGTTCTTATGAAGAGTGCCGTATCCAGCTGATCTTCCAGCGACTTTAACTGATGACTCACGGTCGATGGTTTGATGCCAAGTGCGTCTGCGGCGGCCCGCAGCGACCCGTGCCTGGCTATGGCGGTGAAGATTTCAAGCGTTGCAAGCGGTAAGCGCATAGGATCCCCGATCTTGGCTTTGTTCGACTCTATACATGAAAGTAGTGAATTTCGGGGGAATTATCACGAAAGAGCTAAATAACTAAGTTCTCGTTATCACAGCATAGACCGGCAGAAAGCGTTGCAGTTGCCCGACGCCTAAGCGCCTGAGAGGACAAGAGATGAAAACCCTGACCAAAGCCGCAGCACTCGCCACCGCAATCATCGCAGGAGACACCGCCATGGCGGCCTCACCGGAAGAGAACATCAAAGTGGTCCAAGACTTTTTTGCCGCCTACGGCGCGAACGATCTGGACGGAATTGCTGCCGTGATGGACGAGGACGTCAAATGGCACATTCCGGGTCGTCACCCATTGTCTGGAACGAAGAACGGGCGTGAGGAAGTGCTCGCCTTCTTCGCACAATTGGGCACAGCCGGGTTCCAAGCCCAGCCGATCTATTTCGGCGCGGATGAAACACATGTCGTGGACATTCATCGCGGTTGGTCGAATGCAGACGGAAAACCGAATGTAGATACGACCTGGGCGCTGGTCTATCGCATCGAAGAGGGCAAGATCGTCGAAGCGACGAACCTTTCTGCCGATCAGGATGCGGCAAATACGTTTTTCTGGTCGCAGTATGATCTGGCTCCGCTGCCGGACCGGCTGGCTGATTAAGTCGCCGAATGGTGAACTCCATGAACGACTATCCCAAAATACGTTCCTTTATCGCAGATTGGTTCGCGCGGTTTGACCGGCTTGATCCGATCGAGGCATTCCTTGAGGACCTACACCCCGATGTGGATTGGGACATGCCGGATGTTGACGCGACCTTGACAGGGCACGCTCGGGTGCGCGCGTGGTATACAGACGTACTTGCAACCTTGCAGCGCCCGACCGAACATCACGTCAGCAAGATAAAGGTCACGCCGGGCGCTACGGAGTTCGAAGTTCTGTTTCGTGCCACAACCGTGAGCGGAGAACATATCGAAGCGCGGGTTCAGGAAAACTGGCGGTTTGACACGCGTCCCGATGGTCGCCCCCTCATCACCGTTCATTCAGCGAAACTTCTGCAAGAGGCAGACACATGAAAACACTCGTTCTCACCGCGCATCCAGACCTGAGCAAATCCCGGATCAACCGAGTCTGGTTCGATGCGCTTTCAGACGCGCAAGAAGTCACCACACGCGATTTGACCGATATCGGTGGTGCTGAGTTGCGTTTTGACGTCGAAACGGAACAAGCATTGCTGATGGCCCATGACCGGTTTGTATTTCAGTTCCCGTTTTACTGGTACTCTGCGCCGCCTGTCATGAAGGCGTGGATGGATCAAGTTCTGAGCTATGGCTTTGCCTACGGACCCGGTGGGGATCATCTGAAGGGGCGCGAGTTTCTGATCCTTGTCTCTACAGGTGGGCCCGAGCACAGTTACCACGCGGGAGGGTACAACAATTACACGATGGCCGAGTTTCTTAAGCCTTTCCAGCAAACCGCGAACCTTGCCGGAATGACCTATCTGCGCCCCTTTGTGGCTCATGGGATGGCGCTGGCCTCGCAAGATCAAATCGAAGCGACCGTACCGGACATGTTGGCTCATTTAACCGACCCGGACTTGGATCCAAAAGTTAAACAGGCACGCTTGTTGAAACAACTTGAGGATGACCCGACCAAAGCC from Ruegeria sp. HKCCD4315 includes the following:
- the nagA gene encoding N-acetylglucosamine-6-phosphate deacetylase — protein: MNGSIITFAGGPIFDGETLFQDHAIRFVDGTVDAIIPTNELPTYTRIEDLSGDILSPGYVDLQVNGGGGVMFNDAPSVETLQRIAQAHRGLGAIAILPTLITDTPAKTTAAIQAAIQAVRQRVPGIAGLHLEGPHLSVRRKGAHDGALIRPMEEADLDQLLTAARELPALMVTLAPENVSVDQVKALTQAGIIVSLGHTDASFDTCITYAKAGARCATHLFNAMSQLGSREPGLVGAVLASGNLFAGLIADTVHVHSETMRAAFVAKRGPGKIFLVSDAMAVAGTDQTAFHLEGRLIRREEGRLTLQDGTLAGADLDLTTAIRNLVTKVGMPLSQALAAATSVPAELILKGASKPVPQLPDMVRISPDLSEVAPVQRLTDAA
- a CDS encoding LysR family transcriptional regulator, coding for MRLPLATLEIFTAIARHGSLRAAADALGIKPSTVSHQLKSLEDQLDTALFIRTTRSISLTEAGRALIRGAGPAFDQLSEAVESARSTGHAARGTLKLAMPEFAYHLYVSPILNSFCAKFPEIELELSLTDALSDILGEELHAGFRLGDRVAQDMVAVRLTQPLQLAVSASPHYLTARGTPRDPRDLLEHNCIRYRFQSSGQIAPWRFEAREGPYSVQVQGNLITNTLPASVDLAKQGLGLVYTFRAFVAAEIRAGHLKPVLENHLGQTPGIFLYYPREYRGMMPLKLFIEHIKQQRGSK
- a CDS encoding nuclear transport factor 2 family protein translates to MKTLTKAAALATAIIAGDTAMAASPEENIKVVQDFFAAYGANDLDGIAAVMDEDVKWHIPGRHPLSGTKNGREEVLAFFAQLGTAGFQAQPIYFGADETHVVDIHRGWSNADGKPNVDTTWALVYRIEEGKIVEATNLSADQDAANTFFWSQYDLAPLPDRLAD
- a CDS encoding nuclear transport factor 2 family protein, with the translated sequence MNDYPKIRSFIADWFARFDRLDPIEAFLEDLHPDVDWDMPDVDATLTGHARVRAWYTDVLATLQRPTEHHVSKIKVTPGATEFEVLFRATTVSGEHIEARVQENWRFDTRPDGRPLITVHSAKLLQEADT
- a CDS encoding NAD(P)H-dependent oxidoreductase, which gives rise to MKTLVLTAHPDLSKSRINRVWFDALSDAQEVTTRDLTDIGGAELRFDVETEQALLMAHDRFVFQFPFYWYSAPPVMKAWMDQVLSYGFAYGPGGDHLKGREFLILVSTGGPEHSYHAGGYNNYTMAEFLKPFQQTANLAGMTYLRPFVAHGMALASQDQIEATVPDMLAHLTDPDLDPKVKQARLLKQLEDDPTKAAAVS